In Carassius auratus strain Wakin chromosome 41, ASM336829v1, whole genome shotgun sequence, the DNA window TAGCATGGGTGGATAAGGGGGCAGGGCGCAGTTCTCCACTGTAGCCAGTGGCTGGGCGCGCAGGGAGGAGTCTCTTTCCTGTCAGCCAATGGCGGTAAAAAGGACAGACAGTCTCAGCCGTGTCTCCGCGTGCGGACACCATGTGCAGAAGAGAGCGCGTCTGTGTTTCTGGGACACAACGTGTAGATGCCATCTCCTCTCATATGCTCACGTTTCCCGCGGATTACTAGTGAAGTGAAAAAGTGTGTCCATTCGCTTGATAGCCCCCCCCTCACCCCCCACAAAAGAAGCGCTCTGTTAGGACTGAATGTAAATACTTGAAAGGTTTTTAAACCCGCAAATAATTGTCCTATTTGTTCAGTCATAACTCCGATGCACTAAAGCTGTCCAATTTAGAAAGTGGTCAAATGTTCATGCGTTTGCTGGGTGCCTAACATAGGTGTCATCGGGACAGCGGGGAGTGAAATTATCGACcaatttgtttttaatcagtGCAACCATGTCCCGACGAGCGTGCCTGTCACGAGGGGGCGTGCCTCATTAATATTAAACAGCGCCCTGCACGTACTCTGGGAGGTGTGACGTCACGTGAGCGGCCCGTGTTCGTTCCAGCTGAGCGAAAAGCTCGAACGGCTTCAGCTCAAAGTGTGCGGTTACACACATGCAGAGAGAACTGAACAGAAGGGCTGACCACAAGGGGAAAAAACGATTGAGCGACTGAACGGAAAAAACGTCAACATCCCACCAATCGCACTACGCAGCAGAAATTGACTCAGCAACACTTTCTtcgttttgttttcatttgttattttggaGACGACGCAAGAAGTTGCACGCATTCAAGAGTTGAGCGCGCATTCCTTCATTTCTACTGAAACCGTTGTATTCGGTTAATTTGTTGCGTTTTTTCCGCATAGGTCTTGTACATAACGTCGTTATTTTTTGACATTCGTCTCTATTTATAAGTTCCAGCAGAAGATAAGCTGTCAACATTTTTCTGGAATTACTGGGGATGTATATTTCTATCCACTGGGACAATCTACAATCAAATGCAACCAGAATGGCTCAATTTGCTTAAAACCATATTTTCGAAtaaaggtaattttaaaatgagttttcttTGACATCAGATGTTCTGGTGCACGTGAGCCGCGCAGGTCTCTCCTCCTCCTGTCTCTGGAGTAAATGCGGTCTCGTGCAGGACTTGACAACTTTGTTTACTTTAATTGTACTCTAATGATTCGAATTTAATCCATATACGCCATATATTAGTATATGTTCTGATTGACCACAAACtaatgattttgttgttgttgtttcctctATGAATCCTGATGTGATTAATTTCACGTCTACACAACAGTATTGAATCACCTAAACATCTAGCGGTCAAGGGAGCTCAATCCGGCTGACGTTGGATGATGGCCAGGCCGCTTTCACAGCTCCTACCCCCGGACCTTCCCTCCGCCGGAGCCAGTCCTCAGTTTGGCAACAGTAGCCAGGCGGGAGGCTCACTTAACGGAGGACACATAAACTCCACTGCAAACTTAAAGTCGCTCCTGCAGCTCCCTGTGAAGGGCGACCAGCGCGTCAAAGACTGTAGTGAAATGAAGGGTGAGGAAACGCACCTGCTTCCCTGACACCCTGTGTTTATTAAAACGCACTCCCTCTCAACCTCTTGTTTGTTCCCCTTTGGAAACtcaaaatattgttaatatgATTTTAAAGATTAGTGGTTGAACATGACAAATGACAGGGTCATGTGCAACTGTGCATATATCTCAGTGAGCCACAGACAGGACATCACATGGGACTTAGTTTAAGAGATAAACAAGGCCAGGCCATTCAGCCACAGCTCACTAGTTAGGTGCTTTAAGGTCAGCTGTTGGCTAAGCCGTTTTGTTTACAGGCATGTGTAATGCACAGTGCAACCACACAGATGGAAGTTTTCCACTGCCTGTGAATACAACGTTGTGAATATTGGACAAGCTTCTTTATGGATTGCTGTCAGTGGCATTGTTTTGTACTGATTATCTGGTCAACATTAATAGAAAGAGAAAAACACCCTCTTACACCAGTGCCAAACCACTTTCTGTGCACACAACTTTTGAATCATTGTTAAAATGACTGGAGTTACTTGTGAACACCGTTATTATTCAAAAGGTACGCAAATGATTCAAGAACAGTTTTTGTGCTTTTGGTGTGGTTTATTGTTTTTAAGCtcgagtatgttttttttttttttttgtagagaaGAGAATTCAAAGTTAAAACATGTTGCTGTTACATTTTTATGGTTTGATTTTATACAATATAGCTAAACCAGAAATTTCTCATTTTAAACTCTCTTTTCTGGTTCTGGTTTCCTCACCAATGCACCATAAAATGCCTGATTTAGCCTAAGTAATGTTGTTAAGATTTTAGACGCCACCCTAGAGTGTGTCAGACCCCTTCTAAATTCTTTTAAGACGGAAATATTTAAGACCTTCAGATTTAAGACATTCAGACCGCagttttcacattattattagcATTGCTTCACTACTGTAAATTAGAAGTTGTCTTTTATACCATCAAAACCAGTATCCGCATATCTCAATATACACTACACTATATCTCAGTCTATACCAGAGCAATGCATCATTGAAATATTGCTATGTTACACTAGTGTAAAATTGTGTTAAACAACACACCTGTTGCCTTTGGCATCATTGCTTTGGTTCAGCCATAATTCCATAGTTCTGTAACCTTTAGCCATTGTTCAGCTGTATGGTTGCTGAACCACAAAGTTAAGCAGTTTCACTGCAGTGTAACATTGTAGTTTCTTTACCATGGTTCTACAggagtatataaaaaaaaacagcaatttttTACACGTTTAAAGCAAAGTATTTCAAAGGTTCTTCATTTTGCATTGATGCACTGGGAGCTATTCACATGTGTTGACATTGCAGAGGTAGTTCTCCCAGAGGGATGTGAAAGTTACTGGGAAGTGTTATTCTGTCCCTAACTACGTAATCCGAGTGCATCAGAAATATTGTTCTCTTGAAGTCTATAAAGGGCTATACGTGTTCATAAGAACAACTAGAATGTCTTTTTAGATGGTTTGAGTGTTAAATTATGAGAGTAAAGTTATATGGAGATTAAGTTGGATTTCACTTTCTCATAGGTAAGGACAGATTGGATATCGATGAAGACTCTCTCAGTCGCTGTCCCCTGCGCAACGGCTGCAGCAATGGACTAGTCACTGACAGCAACGGTGCAGGCACGGGCAACTTCTCTAACGGCAACAACAGTTCCTTCCTGGGCCCGTTGCTTTGGGAACGAACATTGCCATGTGATGGCGGTCTGTTCCAGTTGCAGTACATGGACCTCGAGGAGTTTCTGACGGAGAACGGGATGAGCAACATGCACAGTACCTCAAACTCCACGTCGGCTCAGATTCCCTCGCAAAGCTCTCAGTCCGCTGTCCCTAACCAGGGTTCCCAGTGCCCCCCCACCTCGCCCCCACAttgctcctcatcctcctcacCGACATCCACCACCGCCTCTTCCTCGCCCTCTCTGCTCGGGCTGGACATGCACACGCCGCAAAGCATGATGGCAGACTGCTTGCATGGTGAGTTTCCATTGGCAGTTCAGAGATATTTTCACTAGCTGTGAAACATAAGGTAGACGTGATGTTAGAAACCTGCGAGATGAGCGGTCTGGAGGTAAGCCATCGAGCTGAAGAAAGGAAGCACTGTGAGCCGAAAATGAGGTCTACACCATTCAAACACTTACCTCATTCTGCTTAAAAGAAATTCCCCTGGATTTCGGTCTGTTTGCAAGTTGTAAAAAGTACCAGGCTGTCCCTTGGGTGTGCGTTACTGTGTAGTTTCAGAGTAttaatggtttgtgtgtgtgtgtgtgttgttgagtgTGTATAGATGCATATGGTGCGTGTTGTAGGTTTCACTGTCAAGAGGTTTGGGTGGTTTTTGGGAGTGAGTGTTACAGGGTGTGCGGCTTGTTTGTGTTATGGCGAAGGAGTGAGTTTTGTTTTATAGGTACGTGTTAACAGTGCATATTTTTTGTGTCATCAAAATTAATTAGCTGAGTAATGGGCTGTTTAGAAGGTGAGTGGGAAGTTTGCGTGcatgttattaaaaaaagaatgggctggttagaaaaaaaaaaaaagaaaacactgaagcATGACTTGCAGGATTGACAAAAGGGATATACAGAGATAAATGGGGATGACAGCAAGTGAAAAGAGAGGCAAAGATTTTGATATAGAGCCGAGAACAAGACCGCGATTGAAAGGCCGGTAAGTAAACAGTGGGAGACACACAGGTGAGCCAGGAGCAAAGAATGAAAGGCAGAGACGCTGTGTGTGCGCTTGTGCTCGCATGTTTTTAAATCTCCTCCTCTTCTCACACGCTTGGTCCATGTGCGCTCGCTCAATCACGTGCAGAGGCAGGCACAGTGAGAGAGCGAGGATGGGGGAGGAGCAGAGGACAGAGAGGAgctagactgtgtgtgtgtgtgtgtgtgtgtgagtgtgtgagtaacAGACAGGGAGAGATTGAAAGATTGAGATGGAATGACTTAGTGCATGTTGATACTGTACTTCCGATTAgatgtttgtttacatttctggAGTGGcttagaaaagagagaaagagagatttaaAGTGCTACTGGTAAATATTTGGAATGTTCTGTGCGATTAAAAAGCACATGCAGAAAACACCACATCACACATTTGCACAGGTTTTATGAAGccatcttagaaaaaaaaaaattgtgcatgtgCTTCAGACAGTGGACAGTAAAGAGAGGATCGTTGCCAAATGGGGTTAAAGTTACCCTTAAGGGCACTTCATAGACTAAGATTAGGTTTATGGCTCAAAACATAGCAACAGTAGCTCAGTTGTGCTCATGGCAGGGTTCACTGTTCAACGTGTGCAGAAATAATGCATTGTAtgaaattatcattttttttcagtatgttatatcaattttaaaatatatatattttttaggatTTTCTAATACCACTGAGAAATTGTGTATATTGGTCTCAGAGAATACTTTATTAAGAAACTTATATGTTTGTTTTACCCCTTTTTCtcatttaatcataaaataaaatttatgagGTTTAAAATTGTCCAATgtagaaaaataaacataattaagatatatattatttgaaaacaaGCCTTAATAGCTAACTTTGCTTCTAAATTAAAtggatctatatatatatatatttgttttacccCTTTTTCtcatttaatcataaaataaaatttatgagGTTTAAAATTGTCCAATgtagaaaaataaacataattaagatatatattatttgaaaacaaGCCTTAATAGCTAACTTTGCTTCTAAATTAAAtggatctatatatatatatatatatgatatttgtgtgtgtgtgtgtgttactgttcAGCTCttgcttaaataatttaattgtagTGGTTTGTCTGTACATGGGTGTaagttacttttttcttttcttttttaaatatgggaaaaataaccaaaatataagtaaaaaattcatacaaacatgaatgaatgaataaataaatgtagtttgGTTGCGTTAGCATAAATTCACAATCAAATTGTTGGAGGAACAGAACAGCCAgttaaaatattctgaaatacaGAGTTTAGGGTAGAAATGTTGGCATATGGAAAAACAAGTGAAGGATTAATGGATTGAGTTGTTGTCTGCTGTCTGTTACTGCCCCCTTGTGGGTCCTTTGGGTAGTGTTTTGAGAGTCCTATCATTCTGAGTGCATGCACAAAGCAGCGTGACTTAATCAAAGCATCCACTTTGTGTTTCTACCATCAGGCACTCCGTCAGGCAACTTGGAGCCAACGGCCTCACCTTCTTCCACCACATGTCCACCACTCCCTACTCCACCCATCGCTAACTGCAATGAAATGATGGCGCCCTTTGACCCTGATCCTGCAGACGTTGCACTGTCGAGTGTACCTGGACAGGAGGCGTTTGACCCCCGTAGGCATCGGTTCAGTGAGGAAGAGCTCAAACCTCAGCCCATGATTAAAAAGGCTCGCAAGATGCTGGTCCCTGATGACCTGAAGGTGAGAAGCTCAATGCAGCAGCATACTATGGACGTATAGAATTAATTATAAACTCTTTGCATGGTGAAATGAAAAGGAGATCCTAATATAATTAGTGGAGCATGTGCCTTCAGCATATGAACATGTGGATTTTGTGAAACGTGTACAATTTGTTTATAGACTCAATAACGCACAGTCAATATTATTGTGCAGCTGTCTTTTATAAGCAACAGCAGTCATCAATCAGTGTGTAGAGTTTTCTTACTGATTATTCGGCAAAGATTTACAAataggtttttattatttattttttgtgctcCACATTGATTGATATCGGCTGGAAAATTCCACCCTCATTTTGTTCAACAGGTCTGACGTTCTTAATGCTTCAGTGCAAATTCAGTAATACAGATAGCAGGCATGTCTGTATCAGTACAGACAGTGACACTGTGACATTGCCATTTATTAATAACAGTTCATTTCAAAATGAAGATATCATAATTGGCTTCCAAGGCCCATTACTAGCATAGTTTTAGAATTCTGAAGTAACCGGCAGTGATTTATAAAGCGTGTCACATTGAATTCATTGGGAAATGGATGGTAGCATATCTTATCATATCTCAAGACTAAGGCAGACGTCTTGGAAACCAGGGTTCTCAGATATGTCAGCTTTTTTGTTCAGCAGTCAAAAGGGGAAATTCCTTTGTAATCAGAATGACCTCTTCTCTGGGAACAAATGGATGTTTTGAATACTTGAAAAGGAAGCTACattctgaatgtttttatttatatatatttcttagagttaaagggatagtacacccagaAACCAAATATGTTATTTACTCATCCTGATGTCATATGGAATTGGAtccgtgaaacacaaaagattattattcttattattattattaggaataTGTTCAACTATTGTTGTCCACAATTGAGTCCAAACATTTTTTGATATActtgaatttatattttgaattagcttttatatatatatatatatatatatatatatatatatatatatatatatatatacacacacatacatacatacatacatttttttttttttttttttttttttttacttcagttgcAGTGATATTAGCacctattttatttgtaatttttcaaaTTTAAGTTTTCCATCtaatctttatattttaagtCAGCTTTAtagtgaataatttttttattaattaaaacaaattttaggtGTTAACACTGattcaaaacaacactggaccccattgAGTTGCATTGTATGGACCTAAAActgagtaaatgaggacagaattttcatttttgtgtgaactgtcccaTTAAATAATGGAGGCTTGTAAAAAGTAAATGCACTAGATTAGATTAAGTGAATAGATGAActgatgaattatattttaatcaattctaatctataaataattatttggattttgaaaaactgacagaCAGAACTTATATCATGGGAACTGCCAGTCAGACTCATGAGAATGTATATAGTGTTTTAAACCCATGATTTGCTACTGGTTTTCTCATGACATTTAATTTAAGGTTTCTAAAAAGACACAAACAGTCTTTGCAAACAATTACATATGAACACACAAATCCCAGTCACACATCTGGCAAAGCTTCTCACCTTCAACTGTTGGCAACCTATGTGTTCTaatgtgttcttttatttttattttttaaggatgagAAGTATTGGAGTCGTCGTTGTAAGAACAACGAAGCCGCAAAACGTTCTCGTGATGCGCGACGACTGAAGGAGAACCAGATCTCAGTGCGCGCGGCCTTTCTTGAACGTGAGAACGCTGCACTCAGACAGGAAGTAGCGGACATGCGCAAAGAGCTCGGCCGGTGCCGTAACATCCTGAACAAATACGAGAGCCATCACTTGGATCAATAAGGAGGCGAAGAAAAAGTGTTCTGAGATGATGGATTGAGAAGACGATGAATGTCCTTATGATAGCTAAAAGACAGACGAAAGTGCATCAGAAATATGGCATGATGTATGAAGAAGGCACAAGAGCTCGAGTTTTAAACTGGAGTGAGAGAGCATGTcacctcttcttttttttcagtaggtACCATGGCGAGATTTTAATTACGGagataattgtatatttttatatgatagAAATATG includes these proteins:
- the LOC113059926 gene encoding hepatic leukemia factor-like; the protein is MMARPLSQLLPPDLPSAGASPQFGNSSQAGGSLNGGHINSTANLKSLLQLPVKGDQRVKDCSEMKGKDRLDIDEDSLSRCPLRNGCSNGLVTDSNGAGTGNFSNGNNSSFLGPLLWERTLPCDGGLFQLQYMDLEEFLTENGMSNMHSTSNSTSAQIPSQSSQSAVPNQGSQCPPTSPPHCSSSSSPTSTTASSSPSLLGLDMHTPQSMMADCLHGTPSGNLEPTASPSSTTCPPLPTPPIANCNEMMAPFDPDPADVALSSVPGQEAFDPRRHRFSEEELKPQPMIKKARKMLVPDDLKDEKYWSRRCKNNEAAKRSRDARRLKENQISVRAAFLERENAALRQEVADMRKELGRCRNILNKYESHHLDQ